One window of the Canis aureus isolate CA01 chromosome 1, VMU_Caureus_v.1.0, whole genome shotgun sequence genome contains the following:
- the PPP1R14A gene encoding protein phosphatase 1 regulatory subunit 14A, with protein MAAQRLGKRVLSKLQSPSRARGPGGSPGGLQKRHARVTVKYDRRELQRRLDVEKWIDGRLEELYRGREADMPDEVNIDELLELENEEDRSRKIQGLLTSCGNPTQDFVQELLVKLRSLHKQPGLRQPSPSEERSLGPLQDPARTAPP; from the exons ATGGCAGCTCAGCGGCTGGGCAAGCGGGTGCTGAGCAAGCTGCAGTCTCCGTCGCGGGCGCGCGGGccggggggcagccccggggggctgCAGAAACGACACGCGCGTGTCACCGTCAAGTATGATCGGCGGGAGCTGCAGCGGCGGCTGGACGTGGAGAAGTGGATCGACGGGCGCTTGGAGGAGCTGTACCGCGGCAGG GAGGCAGACATGCCCGATGAGGTCAACATTGATGAATTGTTGGAATTAGAGAATGAAGAGGACAGAAGCCGGAAAATCCAG GGACTCCTGACATCGTGCGGCAACCCCACACAG gacTTCGTCCAGGAGCTGCTGGTGAAGCTACGAAGCCTCCACAAGCAGCCGGGCCTCCGCCAGCCCAGCCCCTCCGAGGAGCGCAGCCTGGGCCCCCTCCAGGACCCCGCCCGGACCGCGCcaccctga